In the Oceanivirga salmonicida genome, ATTTCATGGTCCCTGTTGCACAAAAATCACATTTTAAAGGGCAACCTACTTGTGAAGATACACATAATGTCTTTCTATTATCATGCATAAGTAAAACTGTTTCTAGTAACATTTTACTATCGAGTGAAAATAAAAACTTTTTTGTCTCTCCATCTTCTGATTCTAAAGTATTAATACATTTTAAATTAGGAAAATAAAAATAATCTCCTAATTTTTCTCTAATTTCTTTTTTGATATTTGTAAAATTATTGAAATCAAATTCTAATTTATTATGTACAAAATCAAAAATTTGTTTTGCAACATATTTTTTTAATCCCAATTCATTTACTACTACTTTTTCAATATCTTCTATACTAGCATCTATTAAATCAATTTTTTTTATATTTTCCATTATCACACCTATAATAAGAATAATAAGTCAAATGCATTTTTAGAAATTTCAATAAAATTAAGGAGATCTGAATACTTAAATGTTGCATTTTCTCCCGTTCCTTGTATTTCAATAAATTCATTCTTATTATTCATAACAATATTCATATCTACTTCTGCCCTAGAATCTTCACTATAATCAAGGTCTAACATCATTTCACCATCTATTATACCTATACTAATTGCAGCAACTTTAGATATTAATGGATTCTTTGCTAATGTTTTATTGGCCAATAATTTTTGTATTGCTAACTCTAATGCTAAATAACCACCTGTTATAGAAGCAGTTCTAGTTCCACCATCAGCCTGCAATACATCACAGTCTATTGTTATTGTTTTTTCACCCAAAACTTCAAAATCTATACATGCTCTTAAAGATCTGCCAATTAATCTTTGTATTTCAATAGTTCTACCTGTTTGTTTTCCCATATTTGATTCTCTCTTATTTCTAGTATTAGTCGCTCTTGGTAACATACTGTATTCCGCAGTAAGCCATCCTTTACCTTGTCCCCTTAAAAATTGCGGTATTTTATCTTCTACTGTTGCATTACATAGGACTTTTGTATTACCAAATTCTATTAAAACTGACCCTTCTGCATGCATAGTATAATTAGGAGTTACTTTTAACTCCCTCATCTCATTATTTTTTCTATTATTTGCTCTCATATGTACTTCCTTTTTTATTTTATTATATCAATTTAAAATAGTTTTTTCAAATAAAAAACACCATTTGAAAGAATAAAGCTTTCATAATGGTGTAAAATACTCACTACTTATTATTTAATTTATCTTCTAATCTTTTTCCAACAGTAAATTTAACAACTTTTTTATCGGGTATAACTAGGTGTTTTCCAGTCAAAGGATTAATTCCTTCTCTACCTTTTCTAACTATTTTAGAAAAAGTTCCCCAACCTACAAATCTTACTTTATTTTCCTTTAAAAGAGATTCTTCTAATGTTTCTAACATAAGATTAATATATTTTTCAGATTTCTTTTTTGATTCGTTAGTTTTTTTAGCAAATAAATCAATAAATTCTTTCTTTTTCATACCTTTTTACCACTCCTTTACATTGTTATTTTATACTATTATATAATGCTTTTAGGCTTTGTCAACATTTAAATAATTTACTCATAGCTAAGTTAATTTAATATTGATAAGTATATTCAATATAAAAACAGACATTTTATATTCACGGTTAATTAATTTTTCAAAAAAATACTTTAGCTTATAAGTATTTTTTTTTATTTCTAGGTAAAATTTAATTAGGAGGTCTATAATGAAATATGTTGAAAATTTATTAAAAGTATATAAAAATGATTTAAGCAAAGTTACAAGATTTGAAAATCTTTTATTAAAATTTGAAGAAAAATTTGGCAAAACAGAAAATTATGAATTTTTCTCTTCTCCTGGTAGAACAGAAATTATAGGAAATCATACAGACCATAATTTTGGAAAAGTTGTCTGTGCTAGTATAAATCTTGATACTATTGCTGTTGCTAGTATAAATAATAGTAATTTTGTTCATATTATAAGTCTTGGTTATGATGAAGACTATAAAATTGATATTACTGATTTAAATATAAAAAAAGAAGATACTTGGTCTTGTATTTTAGTAAAAGGTTTACTAGAAGCAATAAGTAAAATTGGTAAAATCGGTGGTGCTAATATATGCATCACATCTGATGTTATATCATCAGCTGGTGTTAGTTCATCTGCTTCATTTGAAATGTTAATATCTTGTATAATGAATTCATTTTTTAATAATAGCGAATTAGATATAATAAAATTAGCTAAGACTGGTCAATATGCAGAAAACAATAACTGGAATAAAAAATCTGGCTTATTAGATCAAATTGCATGTGGCTATGGGGGTATGATTGCCATTGATTTTAAAGATATAAATAATCCTGTTATTGAAAAATTAAATTCAACTGATTTAGAAAATAAATATGATATAATAATAACACCTACTGGTAAAGGACATGCGGATTTAGGAGATGAATATTCTAGCATTCCTAATGAAATGATTAGTATTTCTGATACACAACTTCGTAATACTAGTAAAGAAAATTTATTAAAAAATTTAAATGAAATTAGAGATAAAGTATCAGATAGAGCTTTACTTCGTGCTATGCATTTTTTTAACGAAAATGAAAGAGTTGATAAATTGATTTTAGCATTAAAAGATAAAAGATATGATGAATTTCTTGAAATAGTTAAAGAATCTGGTTTATCATCTTGGAAATATTTACAAAATGTCTATGTTAATTCTGATCCAAGTTATCAACCAATATCACTTATGTTGGCATTAACTGAAAACTATATAAAAGACAATAATTTAAATGCTTCATGTAGAGTTCATGGTGGTGGATTTGCTGGTGTCATTATGACAGTATTAGAAAGAAAAGATAGTGATAAATACATTGAATTTATTGAAAAATATATAAAAGATAAATGTTATAAAGTTAATATTAGACCATATGGTTCAATAAATATTAGTAGAGTATAATTATTAAAAATAAAATAAGTATACAATTAAAATTATTAGAACCACTATCAATAATATTCATTGCAAGTATAGTAGGAATAGTTACTATTTCGATAATGTTACCACTATTTAGTATAGGAGAAGCAGTATACTAAGTCAAAAAGTAAAGGGAATGTTTTTTATCATTCCCTTTAATAATTATACTCTACTAATATTTATTTTATTTTTAATATTTTGCTCATATATGGTGCTAATATTTTTGAAACTTTTAGATAAATTACCAGTTTTTTCTGAAATTTTTATGTAATTTATAATATCAACAGGAAAAAAAAATTCTTTTTCAAATGCTATGACTATATTTTCCCCTTTTTCTATTTTTTTTATTATTCTTTTTATACATTCTTTAAAATATATATTAGTACAATTATTCATTCTAAGTGCATCTGAAAAATCTAAATTTGCTTCTAATAATAAGTGTATATTTTTAGAAAATTTTAATATATTTATATCTCTTACTAAATTTATTTTTAAAATATATTTATGAAATTGCTTTTTATTATTTTTTATAATTAAAAATACTATACAAATTGTTGAAATTATTGAAATTATGATAATAAAGAAATTATTTTTTATGAAATCACTCATATTTAGTATTAATCTAGTGATATAAGGTAATTCTACGCCTGTATTAGCGTATATTTCGCTAAATTTAGGCACTACTACTACCAAAAGTACTATTGTTATAATTAAAGTCGTTACAAGCACTAATATTGGGTATATAATTATTCCTAATATTTGTGATTTAAGATTATCAATAAACTCATATTCATCTTTTAGTAAT is a window encoding:
- the rph gene encoding ribonuclease PH produces the protein MRANNRKNNEMRELKVTPNYTMHAEGSVLIEFGNTKVLCNATVEDKIPQFLRGQGKGWLTAEYSMLPRATNTRNKRESNMGKQTGRTIEIQRLIGRSLRACIDFEVLGEKTITIDCDVLQADGGTRTASITGGYLALELAIQKLLANKTLAKNPLISKVAAISIGIIDGEMMLDLDYSEDSRAEVDMNIVMNNKNEFIEIQGTGENATFKYSDLLNFIEISKNAFDLLFLL
- a CDS encoding HU family DNA-binding protein; translation: MKKKEFIDLFAKKTNESKKKSEKYINLMLETLEESLLKENKVRFVGWGTFSKIVRKGREGINPLTGKHLVIPDKKVVKFTVGKRLEDKLNNK
- a CDS encoding galactokinase; this translates as MKYVENLLKVYKNDLSKVTRFENLLLKFEEKFGKTENYEFFSSPGRTEIIGNHTDHNFGKVVCASINLDTIAVASINNSNFVHIISLGYDEDYKIDITDLNIKKEDTWSCILVKGLLEAISKIGKIGGANICITSDVISSAGVSSSASFEMLISCIMNSFFNNSELDIIKLAKTGQYAENNNWNKKSGLLDQIACGYGGMIAIDFKDINNPVIEKLNSTDLENKYDIIITPTGKGHADLGDEYSSIPNEMISISDTQLRNTSKENLLKNLNEIRDKVSDRALLRAMHFFNENERVDKLILALKDKRYDEFLEIVKESGLSSWKYLQNVYVNSDPSYQPISLMLALTENYIKDNNLNASCRVHGGGFAGVIMTVLERKDSDKYIEFIEKYIKDKCYKVNIRPYGSINISRV
- a CDS encoding type II secretion system F family protein, producing the protein MSDFKLRKEFVTKLYDLVSADIELIEALEILKNIDKKKIYIAKKSLEKGDGIVNSFRNISKDEQFLNFFRFADNTGNVASSLKLLKDEYEFIDNLKSQILGIIIYPILVLVTTLIITIVLLVVVVPKFSEIYANTGVELPYITRLILNMSDFIKNNFFIIIISIISTICIVFLIIKNNKKQFHKYILKINLVRDINILKFSKNIHLLLEANLDFSDALRMNNCTNIYFKECIKRIIKKIEKGENIVIAFEKEFFFPVDIINYIKISEKTGNLSKSFKNISTIYEQNIKNKINISRV